The region CGAACCTCGAAACTGGTAACCTGATCGGTGGTTGTGCCAGAAACATCTGCTGTGTTTGCGATTTGAGTGACAATACCCTTAAATTTACGATCGATAAAAGCATCAACCTCGATAAGAGCCGTATCGCCAATATTTACTTTTACAATATCATTTTCATTAACGCTTATGCGCGCTTCCATGCGGTTAAGGTTGGCGATTCGCATAATTTCTGTACCAGCCATCTGAATAGTACCAAGCACCCTTTCGCCCAGTTCCACATTTAACTTAGAAACAGTCCCCGAAATGGGAGAGTAGATAGATGTTTTGCGAAGATTTTCTTCGGCTTCCTTTAGCGATGCTTGTGCGCTTTCCACGTTGAAGTTGGCTGCATTTAATTCCGACTGAGCTACCTCGTAGTTTGTTTTTGCTGTTTCGAATTCCGATTCCGAAATAGCTTTTTGATCGAACAACTGCTTGCTACGTTTAAAGGCAAGTTCGCTTTGGGTAAGCTGAGCTTTGGATTGAGCCAACCTGGCGTTGGCAGAATTAACTGCTGCAATAGCCCGTTCTTTAAGCGATATGTAAGTGTCGGGTTTTATTCTAACCAACAGGGTACCTTTTTCAACCCAGTTACCCTCTTTTACAGGTAGTTCAATAACTTCGCCGGAAACCTCGGAGCTGATCTTAATCTCTACTTCGGGTTGAATTTTACCGTTGGCGTTAATTGTTTCGGTGATTGTTTTACGTTCAGGCTTTTCAACATAAACCGATATGCTGTCGGGTTTACCAAACCAGCCTTTTTTCTTTCCAACAACGGCAATAATTATCAGCACTATTACAGCGCCAATTAAATATTTTAATAATCCTTTTTTCATCAGAATGATATTTTACTGTTATTACTATTTCGAATTAGTTTATAGTTTGAGCGGAATTCCTTTGTAGAAATCAAGAATCTTTAACTTAAAAATCAACTCGTACTTGGCTTGCAGCAAGTCAGTTTCGGCTTTAGAAAAGTTGTTTCGCGCTGTTGTATAATCGAATGCGTTAATGAGCCCAACGTTGAATTTGTTTTCAGAGTATCTAAAGGACTCTTCATTGGCTTTTTTGTTTTTTAAATTTGCCAGTAATTTCTTTTGAGCACCAACAGCATCGGTGTATGCCTGTTGAATGTCCTTGTAAAGAGTGTTTTTTTCAACTTCAAGGGCTAGTTGTGCATTGTCCAAGGATATTTTGGCTGAGGAAACTTTATATCTATTAGCACCTCCATTCAGGATCGGAATGTTGAGGCTTAGGGCAACAGTTGTGGTGGCATTGTTTTTTATTTGTGTCATGAAAGGATCCGATGCTAATAGTGCATTGCTGGGGTTGATGTAGCGTTGTGCGCCTGTATTATAATTTCCGCTAAGAGTTAAGCTAGGGCAGTACGACCCCTTTGCAATTTTCAAACCGACTTCTGCACTTTTCACTTTGTACTGAGAACTAAGAATTTGAGGCATTGCAGACTCTGCCGAGGTATATACATCAATCGTACTAATAAGCAAATTAGTGCTATCTGTTTCAGGAATAACAGGTTTTGCAATACTAAATTCCGAAGGGTTTTGAATCTCTAAAAGCTGTGCCAAACTAAGATAGTTTAAATCGAGTTGATTTTGGGCACTTATCAGTTGAAGTTCATCTGATGCTAGCAATGCTTCTACCTCAAGCAGTGTCCCCTCGGGAACACTCCCCGCATTATAAAGTTTTTGTGTTCGTTCAACTTGCAGTTGAGATTGTTCAACTTGTCTTTTAGCTACATCAACAAGTTCTAATTGATATAATATTTGTAAGTATGAGGAAGCAACAGAAAGAGCTATGTTGTTTTTGATTTTATCTACATCATAAACAGATGCTTGAAGGTCATACTTATTCTGCTTTTTTGTATTTGTTATCTGTAAGCCTTTGAATAATGTGACGCTGGAATTCACAGAAAGACTTGTAGATTGAGATGTTTCATTTTCAGTTACCTTTTGGTTTGTACTATAGCTAGTTACTAAACCATAGCTGTATGCGTGATCTCCTGAAATATTTAAACTAGGGAAAGCACTGAGTTTCGATTGTTTTAGTTGACTTTCACTTAACTTTACATTTAGCTCCTGCTGCTTTACCTGCAGGTTATTCTGCAATGCGTATTGAATACATTGCTCTAAACTCCATGGTTCCTGGGCCAATAATGCCATTGGTAAAGAGAATATTAATACTAAAAGAGTTTTTTTCATCTTTTAAATTTTTATATTATGATAATTCCGCGCATTAAAAGTTTAAATCGAGTCCAAGTTAAATCTATTTTTAATTTGAAAAGCTTAAACAAAGCTAAATAGTCCTATTAAGTACTAATGTGTCAACAACGATACTCCGAATTTATCCAGTAAAGACTCTTTAAGGTATGTTTTGCTGCATAGGTTTTCAAATTTTAATCTATGTTGAATGATTATTTGAATATTCATCTTTCATTAATCATCAAATTTTACTTGATTTCTCGTATTGCTGAGGCTAACTTATAAGTTTTTAGAAATATAATTAATTATATCTTGGCAAAGGTTTTGTATCTTGCACGGTTAAATGTAAAAGATGAATATGATAAAGAAACTACTCCTGTTATCAACGGCTTTGTTGATTTTTACTGGTGCTAATTCGCAAATCAACCAGTTTCCCCTTAAAGGTACAAAGAGTACCAAAAATGTAAAATTTGTACCTAAAAGCAATAACAGCTATCAACTCAAGGTTAGTTTGGATAAGTTGAATTGGAAAGTTAAGAAGGAAAAGAATGGTGAGGTTTACACCGAACTCTGGTTCGATAAGAGCAACGCGGTGGGTGAGGTTGGGACTCCTCAGTTACCAGCCTATAAAAAGTTGATATTATTGCCTTACGGCGCTACGGCAACAGCCAAAGTTAAAAGCTATACCCAAGCGGAGTTTACTTTTAACGATCTGGGCGTTAAAAATCAACTCGTTCCGGTTCAGCCATCCATTCGGAAGGATCAGGATTCAAGCAGTGTTCCCTTTCAATTTAAGAAAGAAGCATACTTAAACAAAGCATACATCCAAAATTCTATAGTTAAGCTAGAGGTTTTAGGCAATATGCGTTCCTACACTGTGGCGCGCATTGTTGTTACTCCGGTTGATTACAATCCTGCATTGGGCAGTATTAAAGTTTACAACGATTTAGATATTGAGGTAGACATAACGGGATCGACAAAAAGCGCTACAGATTTAAAAGCCATTAGTAGCCCATATTTCAATATTTTAACTAAATCGGCACTCAATACAACGGAAACGGTTTATGATCAGCATCCCGACTTGACTAAATATCCTGTTAAAATGTTGATCATCAGTAACAGAATGTTCGAAACTTCTCTTGCCCCATTTGTTGCATGGAAAACACAAAAAGGTATTAAAGTTACTGTTGCTTATACTGATGTTATTGGAACTACTACTGCTCAAATTAAGTCCTATATTCAAGGACAATACAATGCAGCAACAGCAGAAGATCCCGCACCAACATTCCTTGTTTTTGTTGGTGATGTGGCACAAGTTCCATCGTCGGCTACAGGTAGTCAGTCGCTTAAGCAAACAGATCTTTACTATGCCAGTGTTGATGGTGATATTTTCCCCGAGATGTACTATGGAAGAATGTCTGCAACAACAACGCAGCAGCTCGATAATATCATCAATAAAATTCTTTATTACGAAAGGTATGAGTTTGCCGATCCTCAGTATTTAAATAATGTTACATTGATTGCCGGAGCCGACCCAACCTATAATGCAGCAGTTGGACAACCTACCATAAAGTATGGAACTGCAAACTACTTTAATCCATCTAAAGGATTTACTACTGTTAATGAGTTTGGTGTTAGCAATGACCCCAATAACACTTCAGAAAGTTCAGGTTATACCGGATGCTACGATGCATCTAAGATTTCTGTTGGCTTTATCAACTACACAGCTCATTGTAGCGAAACAACCTGGGGAGATCCGGAACTTACTATTTCGGAAATAAATGCATTTAGCAACCAAGCGAAATACCCTTTGGCCGTTGCAAACTGTTGCTTGTCTGGAGATTTTGGAACGAGCGAGTGCGTTGGTGAGGCTTGGATTCGTGCTCAGGATAAGGGCGCTGTAACCTACATAGGATCATCGCCAAGCAGTTACTGGAAAGAAGACATGTACTGGTCGGTTGGAGCATTTGCTATGTCAGGAATAAATAGCGGCTATGTTCCAACTTTTGCAGAAACAACTACTGGCGCTTACGATGCCGCATTTGTTAGTAATTATCGCACAACAGGTGCATTAGTATTTGCAGGAAACCTTGCAGTGACAGAGGCTAATAATCAAAGTTATCCTACCGATGTTACTCCCACCTATTACTGGGAAGCATATAATATACTTGGAGATCCGTCGCTGATGCCATACTTTACATCTGCTGATGAAAATCAAGTAACACATGAAACAACAGTTCCTGTTGGTGTGAGTTCTTTGAAGGTAAGCGCATTGGAAAGTTCTTATGTGTCAATTAATAAAGGTTCAGAAATATTGGGAACTTCCTATTTTGAACAAACTGGCGAAGTTGATGTGCCAGTAACAACTGTGCAAGAACCATGCGATTTAGTGGTAACGGTGACCCGTCCTCAAACTATTCCATATATTGATACAGTTAGTGCCGTTGTAGTTTCAGGACCTTATGTTACATTAAATTCAACAAGTATAAATGATTCACAGGAAAACAATGACGGAAAGATTGATTTTGGTGAAACCGTGAAGGTGAATCTTATTGTAAAAAATGTTGGACTTGAACCATCCACAAATACAAGAGTACTGCTAACAAATCAAGATGGTTTGGCAACGCTTACCAGTAGCGATTCTGTTTTTATTGGAACAGTTCAGAATGGTACTGTGAATAACCCAATCACGCTAAATGATGCATTTACTTTCGATATTTCTTCGAATGTTGCAGATAACTCAACCGAGAAGTTTACCTTAACCTTTAAGAGCGATCAAGGAACATGGACGTCAACCTTAGCGCTAAAGATTTATGCCCCTCAAATCAGCATAGGTGATTTTTCTATTGACGATTCTGCTCTTGGAAACAACAACCAAGCGGCCAACGTAGGAGAATCATTCTATGGCGAGATCGTAATTAAGAATTCTGGAAATTCCGATGTGAAGGATCTTATTGCTAGTGTTGCTATACCAGATTCCTTGAGAGATATTGTTGGGTTGAATTATGAACCATTCGATAATATTGAGATCGCTTCGGGTGGTACCTATACCCTTAAATTTAGAATCAATGTAAATCCAGATATTACAGAAACGATGACTATACCGATTAATGTGGCAGTATCATCTCCATCCAATAGTTATGTTAGCGCTAAGGCCGATAAGAGTTTTGAGGTGGTTTCGGACAATACCATAGTAATGAAGAATCAGAGCATCACTACATGTAATGCAATATTTACCGATTCAGGTGGTGAAAGTTCTAATTATTCAAATTCTGAATCGTTTATAACAACAATTACCTCTGCAAGTGAAATAGCAAAGTTGAAGGTATCTTTTAATGAATTTTCTTTGGAGTCAGGATATGATTATCTTTACGTTTATGATGGTGCAACCACATCATCAAGTCAGATTTCCGGTAGTCCTTTTAGTGGGGCGACTATTCCTGCTGATATTATTGCATCGGGTAAATCGCTTACGTTTAAGTTTACGTCCGATAGTGAGGTTTCTCGCCCTGGTTGGAAGGCAACCGTTTCATGTGTTGAACCAACAAGTGTTCCCAGCTGTGTTTCCAATCCCTACCCATCCAATGGGGCTACCGATGTTTTGCCAAGTAACTTAACTTGGACTGGTTCTTCCGATGCACAGTTTTACGATGTATATATTGGTTATAGTTCAGATAATTTGGCATTGCTTTCTAGGGTGACAGAATCGAGCATTGCCGTTAATTTAGAAACAAACAAAGGGTATTTCTGGAAGGTTATTCCTGGGAACTATATTGGAATTTGTGAAAACACATGCGATGTTTGGAGTTTCCAAACGGGAACTTTGGGTAATACCTTAATGACAAATGGCACGGTGGCCGTAGACTCGACTTGGTTTTACGATTCTGGTTCATCGAGCAGCAATTATAAGGATGGTGAGGATTACATTTTAACCTTTACCCCAAAAAGCGCGGGAATGAAATTAAAGGTTGCCTTTGAACAATTTTCCGTTGAATCACAAACCGAATGTAATTACGACTACCTTAGCGTTTACGATGGGGCTACAACAAGCAACACTTTAGTTGGTAAGTATTGTGGAACAACAATCCCTTCAACGTATACATCAACAAGTGCAAATGGATCATTAACGTTTAAGTTCTATTCCGATGGAAGCCAAAACCTGTCGGGTTGGAAGGCTAAAATTACATCCGTTGGAACTGTTACTTTGTACAATTTTACTGTTTCAGTTAAAAATAACGGAACGCCAGTCAGTGGTGCAGCTGTTACCGTTGATGGAGTTGTTAAGATTACTGCCGCAACTGGCGAGGCTACATATAGTTTATCCGCTGGCAGTTACAATTATACCGTGAATGCGGCGGGCTACCTTCCTGTTTCTGGAAATGCTACAATTAGTGGGGCTGGACAAACTCTGAATGTAGATTTAACCAGAATATATGGTTCTACAATTACAGTTTTAGATGATGCTACCAGCGAACCAATTCAGGGCGCAATGCTTTCAATCAATGGCAATAATTACTATACAAATCCATCGGGTGTGGCATCAATAAGCACCGAGGCTGGAGTACAATCAGTGACGATTGAAAAGTCTGGTTATACTAATGTTACATCAGATATTAATGTGGTTAGCGATGGAGGTAATTTTAACTTTACACTAAAACAAGGACTATACAATTTTACAGTTAATGTTAAGGATACCGATGGAAATCCTATCGAGTCGGCTTCGGTTCAGGTAGGCGAATTAACGGCCACAACTGATGCCACTGGTACAACTACCGTGGAACTTCCTTTTGGAACACAAAAATTTGTTGTAGTAAAAGATAGGTACTTACCCGCGGAGCAATGGGTTAATGTGGGAGGTGTTGCCCAAACTGAAATTGTTTTAGATACTCTACTCTCCGAATTGGGCAATATTAAGTTTACTGTAATTGGACAAAATTCCACAGAATATCTACTACTTGAAAATGCAACTGTATCGATCCTGTTTGGCGATTTAGTTTACAACCAACTTTCAACAAATTCGATTGGAGAAGCAAGCGTGACTCTTCCTGATGCTAATTATAAGTACATTATTGAGAAATCGGGATACAGACCTACGGATTATAAAGAGTTTACAATTAGTAATACCGATTATAGTTTTAAAGATACCCTATTGCAGGCTTCATATAGAATTGCATTTAGCGTGAGCTCAAAAGGTAGTCCAATAGAGGGAGCTACGGTTGCCTTGAGCGGTTATAATTCTATTGTAACAGATAGTCAGGGGGAAGTAGTGTTTACATGCGATAACTACACTAAGGGTGTTGAGTATTCCGTTCAGAAGGATGGGTACTATAATTACAACGGAACGGTAGATATCGATGCAGATAAAACTGTGACCGTTGACCTTCTATCTACAGGTATCGAGGATGTTGATGCTGATTTACCCAGAATATACCCAAATCCTGCTACTGATAATATCACTGTTGTTTCGGTTCAACCAATTATGCAGGTACAAGTAATCAGTATTACCGGTTCTTTGGTTCTGCAGATTAATACCAATGGCTTAAACTCCATCATTATTCCTGTTAGCCAAATCACAAGGGGTAGTTATATTGTTAGAGTTGTATCGGCAACAGGTAAAATTTCTCATGTTAAACTTATTAAAATATAGTAGAGCAATCCTTCTCAAATGAAATGGTTTAAAAGATTGGGTGCATTTTAGCACCCAATCTTTTTTCTATGTAAGAAATATTTTTACTTTTGAAGCCGTTAAAATTATTCTTTTTGAGTTGCGGTTCTCTTTTATCATACAGAATAAGAAAGTAGGAATCTTTTTTGCTATAACGGCAATTGTGGTTTTGCTAATATCCACAGGGGCTTTAGTATCAATAAAACGTTCTTATAGGGTAAATATTGAGAATTTAAGCAATCAATCGAGTCGGACCGTTTTTGCAAAGGTTCAAACCTACCAAGAGAGTATTGAGAATGTTGTTTTGGAGAGTTTGTCGGGAGCATCCAGCAGTACAACCGGATCATTAAATTCATTTATTCAGATAGTTTCTTTTCAGGATAGCAAGGGGAATATTGTAAGAACCGAGTTTCCTATTGATAAGTATTACTTAATTAGAGGTGAAAATAAATGTGTTCCCTTTTCAGCGATTATTTCCAATTCTGATGGATTATGGGCAAAATCCACAATAAAAAATGATTTCGGAGATGTTGAATATGCATACAAGTTAGATCGACTCCTCAGTTTTGTCAATGCAGGAAACATAGAATTATTTGTATCATTAAACCTACACGATGGAGTTGAGTATGTTGGTTTAAACAGCAACGAATGGGGAAATCACTATAGGGTTAAATCACTCACATCAACTGCTACGGTAAATGGCAAAACTTTATCAATTACACCTAATGCTGACTTTGTTTCAACAAATAATGATATAGTAGGAAAGACCTATATAGTTGCCGATATATCATCTACGGTATTGGCGTACAAGTGGGCTTTTATTTCAACGCTAGCCTTAGGATTAGTTGCTTTAGGAATGGTTTTGGCACTTATGGTTTACTGGTGGAAATCGTACATCGATAGAATTAAGGCCGCTATTACTATTGATAAGCTAAAGGGCGATGGAATTGGAAAGCACTTGGGAAACCATGAGATTAAGCAGATTTATAATGCCACGGTTAACGGTATTCGAATAATCAATACCAACTTTGATGTTGTTGCTGTAAATACTTCTTTTTGCAATATTTCGGGTCAGAATAGCGACCAGCTAGAGGGTCAGAAATGTTATACTGTTTTTCATGGAATATATTGCCATACGGCCAACTGCCCTCTTGAAAGAATTAAGAATGGTGAAACAAAGGTAGAAACCAACGAGTTTCGGTTTAAAAAGGACGGTAAAAAGGTTCGGTGCATCTATAGCGCAACGCCATTGTTTAATTCAAACAATGAGTTGATTGGAATTGTCGAAGATTTTAAGGACATATCCGAAAGGCATGCGGTTGAGGAAACCCTGAAGCAAACCGAGAAACAGTTTGAGGTTTTTATGGATAGCCTCCCATTAGGGGTTTTTATCGAGGATGGCATTACACACGATATTCTGTACCAAAACACCTATTTGCAATCCATAACCGGGGGGAAGAGCATTAAGGCGCTTTTACCCGACGAGAGTAGCGAGAAATTATCCAAATCATACCTCGAAAGTGAGGAGGAAAACCAAATTGTAGATTGTAAGGGCGATTGGCGTTACTTCCTTACTCACAAGTTTAAGTTTTTGGGTGTTAGCAATCAGCTTAAGATAGGCGGAGTAATGATTGACATTACCAAGAA is a window of Tenuifilaceae bacterium CYCD DNA encoding:
- a CDS encoding transporter, whose translation is MALLAQEPWSLEQCIQYALQNNLQVKQQELNVKLSESQLKQSKLSAFPSLNISGDHAYSYGLVTSYSTNQKVTENETSQSTSLSVNSSVTLFKGLQITNTKKQNKYDLQASVYDVDKIKNNIALSVASSYLQILYQLELVDVAKRQVEQSQLQVERTQKLYNAGSVPEGTLLEVEALLASDELQLISAQNQLDLNYLSLAQLLEIQNPSEFSIAKPVIPETDSTNLLISTIDVYTSAESAMPQILSSQYKVKSAEVGLKIAKGSYCPSLTLSGNYNTGAQRYINPSNALLASDPFMTQIKNNATTTVALSLNIPILNGGANRYKVSSAKISLDNAQLALEVEKNTLYKDIQQAYTDAVGAQKKLLANLKNKKANEESFRYSENKFNVGLINAFDYTTARNNFSKAETDLLQAKYELIFKLKILDFYKGIPLKL
- a CDS encoding RND transporter, with amino-acid sequence MKKGLLKYLIGAVIVLIIIAVVGKKKGWFGKPDSISVYVEKPERKTITETINANGKIQPEVEIKISSEVSGEVIELPVKEGNWVEKGTLLVRIKPDTYISLKERAIAAVNSANARLAQSKAQLTQSELAFKRSKQLFDQKAISESEFETAKTNYEVAQSELNAANFNVESAQASLKEAEENLRKTSIYSPISGTVSKLNVELGERVLGTIQMAGTEIMRIANLNRMEARISVNENDIVKVNIGDTALIEVDAFIDRKFKGIVTQIANTADVSGTTTDQVTSFEVRTFILEDSYKDLISDKLQSPFRPGMSTTVDILTETRKDVLAVPIQAVTVRADSSKVAQAGFQKDGEQKVEQDQSKVKSEKPKEIVYITKGDTARVVEVKTGIQDNQYIEITEGLTGDEDVVTAPYSAISRRLKDKTIIKKVKTKEDLFKEEGKK